A region from the Chlamydiales bacterium genome encodes:
- the gatC gene encoding Asp-tRNA(Asn)/Glu-tRNA(Gln) amidotransferase subunit GatC: MTEFDEKDLLKLTKLCRIECSEAEQKKLLHSLRNILSYIDQLKAVDTEDVAPCRSVLETQVNVTREDRVEGLLSRELFLSNAPAHTGGMVRVPPVMKP; encoded by the coding sequence ATGACCGAGTTCGACGAAAAGGACCTGCTGAAGCTCACAAAACTCTGTCGTATCGAGTGTTCTGAGGCTGAGCAAAAAAAACTTTTACACAGCCTGAGAAATATTCTCTCCTACATCGATCAGTTAAAAGCTGTTGATACTGAAGATGTTGCGCCATGCAGAAGCGTACTTGAAACCCAAGTTAATGTGACCCGCGAGGATAGAGTGGAGGGCCTTTTAAGCCGCGAGCTCTTTCTATCCAACGCCCCTGCCCACACGGGAGGAATGGTACGCGTACCCCCGGTGATGAAACCATGA
- the gatA gene encoding Asp-tRNA(Asn)/Glu-tRNA(Gln) amidotransferase subunit GatA — translation MHELSATALTSAFKSGALSAVEIVENSLSRIEKIDPKTEAFLAVFKERARKKAEALDEKRKAGKPLGKLAGVPVALKDNMHVKGELTTCGSRFLANYRAVFDATVTSLLEEEDALLIGKTNLDEFAMGSSTENSAFHPTRNPWNLSCSPGGSSGGSTAAVSARLCPLALGSDTGGSIRQPAAFCGTVGFKPTYGRVSRYGLVAFASSLDQIGPLANSVEDAALMMEVIGRHCEKDSTSINHPAEPYSKHLSDNMSGKKIGVPWSFLEDLNPEMQEAFKQAVQTFKSLGAEIIDIDLNVLKHSIATYYIVATAEASTNLARFDGIRYGVRSPRATTLDEIYDFSKQEGFGPEVKNRILLGTYVLSSGYQDAYYKKAQKVRALIIKKLREAFTRCDAISMPSCPFPAFTIGAIQEPLQMYLQDIYTICANLAGIPAINVPCGLSRDKKPLGIQLLGPVMHDKVILSLAHAFEKQTKFSYNPPAASGVFS, via the coding sequence ATTCACGAACTCTCAGCAACCGCCCTAACATCTGCTTTTAAAAGCGGAGCTCTTTCAGCTGTTGAAATCGTTGAAAACAGCCTATCTCGCATAGAGAAGATCGACCCAAAAACAGAGGCCTTTCTAGCCGTCTTTAAAGAGCGCGCTCGTAAAAAAGCAGAGGCTCTAGACGAGAAGCGCAAGGCGGGCAAGCCTCTTGGCAAGCTGGCGGGGGTCCCTGTTGCACTGAAAGATAATATGCATGTGAAGGGAGAGCTGACTACCTGTGGTTCTCGCTTTCTTGCTAACTACCGTGCCGTTTTTGATGCGACTGTAACCTCTCTTCTGGAAGAGGAGGATGCTCTTCTCATCGGCAAGACAAATCTCGATGAGTTTGCGATGGGCTCTTCAACTGAAAATTCTGCATTTCACCCAACTAGAAATCCCTGGAATCTCTCCTGCTCTCCAGGGGGCTCGTCTGGAGGTTCAACAGCCGCCGTCTCAGCGCGCCTCTGCCCTCTGGCCTTAGGCAGCGATACAGGCGGTTCTATCCGCCAGCCCGCAGCATTTTGCGGCACTGTTGGTTTTAAGCCTACTTACGGCAGAGTCTCCCGTTACGGACTAGTCGCCTTCGCCTCCTCTCTGGATCAGATCGGCCCTCTTGCGAACTCTGTTGAGGACGCGGCTCTCATGATGGAGGTCATTGGACGCCACTGCGAAAAGGATTCAACAAGCATCAATCACCCAGCAGAGCCCTATTCGAAACACCTTTCCGATAACATGTCTGGAAAGAAGATCGGGGTGCCATGGAGCTTTCTCGAAGATTTAAATCCCGAGATGCAAGAGGCCTTCAAGCAGGCTGTTCAAACATTTAAAAGCCTAGGCGCTGAGATCATCGACATCGACCTTAACGTGCTTAAGCATTCGATCGCCACCTACTACATCGTCGCAACCGCCGAAGCCTCTACCAACCTGGCGCGATTCGATGGAATCCGTTACGGAGTGCGCTCTCCGCGTGCAACGACCCTAGATGAGATCTACGACTTCTCTAAACAAGAGGGGTTTGGCCCTGAAGTGAAAAATCGCATCCTACTTGGGACCTACGTGCTCTCTTCAGGATACCAGGACGCCTACTACAAAAAGGCGCAGAAGGTGCGCGCGCTTATCATTAAAAAACTGAGAGAGGCCTTTACCCGCTGCGATGCGATCTCAATGCCCTCATGCCCCTTCCCTGCGTTTACAATTGGCGCTATCCAAGAGCCGCTACAGATGTACCTACAGGACATTTATACGATCTGCGCTAATCTGGCAGGCATCCCAGCTATCAACGTTCCTTGCGGTCTTAGCAGAGATAAAAAACCTCTGGGAATT
- a CDS encoding TIGR01777 family protein, producing the protein MKILVSGSSGLVGSALVLRLEGEGHEVWKLVRAKPQAEGSVFWDPQTGQFDREQMEGFDALVHLAGENIAAHRWTHAQKNRLFLSRCRDTWLLSQALTRLKQPPHTLITASACGFYGDRGLEPLTEESPKGNGFLADLCGRWEQSTATAEESGIRVVHARFGIGLSPKGGALQKMLTPFRLGLGGRLGSGLQIMPWVAVEDMVGAISHLLQKQDIRGAVNICSPHSVPQKEFAKLLAEKLHRPAFFHIPAAVLRLLLGEMANELLLTSANVEPKRLLKSGYVFRYPDLKGYFDSLII; encoded by the coding sequence ATGAAAATACTTGTTAGTGGTTCAAGTGGGCTTGTGGGGTCTGCTCTAGTTTTGCGGCTAGAGGGGGAGGGACATGAGGTGTGGAAGCTTGTGCGCGCGAAGCCGCAGGCGGAGGGCTCCGTGTTTTGGGATCCGCAGACGGGGCAGTTTGATAGAGAGCAGATGGAGGGCTTCGACGCTCTGGTTCATCTCGCTGGAGAAAACATCGCCGCGCACAGGTGGACTCACGCACAGAAAAACAGGCTCTTCCTCAGCAGATGCCGAGATACCTGGCTTTTAAGCCAGGCTCTAACGCGCCTAAAACAGCCGCCTCACACGCTTATTACAGCCTCCGCCTGCGGATTTTATGGAGATCGCGGTCTGGAGCCTCTAACCGAGGAGAGTCCCAAAGGAAATGGATTTCTTGCTGATCTATGCGGCAGGTGGGAGCAGTCGACAGCCACCGCGGAGGAGTCGGGAATACGCGTTGTGCATGCGCGGTTTGGAATAGGTCTAAGCCCTAAAGGAGGCGCTCTTCAGAAGATGCTCACTCCATTTCGTTTAGGTCTCGGAGGTAGATTGGGAAGCGGCTTGCAGATCATGCCCTGGGTGGCAGTAGAGGATATGGTCGGTGCAATTTCGCATCTTCTGCAAAAGCAGGATATACGGGGAGCTGTAAACATCTGCTCTCCACATTCTGTGCCACAAAAGGAGTTTGCAAAGCTTCTTGCCGAAAAACTGCATCGGCCTGCTTTCTTTCACATTCCAGCTGCAGTGCTACGCCTTCTTCTTGGAGAGATGGCAAATGAGCTTCTTCTTACAAGTGCAAATGTAGAGCCTAAACGCCTCTTGAAGAGCGGCTATGTATTCCGCTATCCAGACTTAAAGGGCTATTTCGACTCACTTATTATATGA
- a CDS encoding DUF378 domain-containing protein: MKKCVSTVAMFLVVIGALNWGLWGFFQFDLVAWLCKGNTNWMSRVIYSIIGLAGVWSLKLCCCKSCGSGCSCKSDKKGGGCCR, from the coding sequence ATGAAGAAGTGTGTTAGTACTGTTGCTATGTTTCTCGTTGTAATTGGTGCTCTTAACTGGGGACTTTGGGGCTTTTTCCAATTCGACCTAGTTGCTTGGCTCTGCAAAGGCAACACCAACTGGATGAGCCGTGTGATCTACTCGATCATCGGTCTAGCTGGCGTCTGGAGCCTTAAACTCTGCTGCTGCAAATCCTGTGGATCAGGCTGCTCATGCAAATCCGACAAGAAGGGCGGCGGCTGCTGCCGATAG
- a CDS encoding YIP1 family protein, with product MAKQMSSSPWVKMWTKPRETIRSIVSIDPNYQIWWLAAVYGFPMLLNMSQNMSFAASIPLLMILLIAAIFCAPIGMLGFMITSALVHWTGKWLGGVGTFQQIRAAIAWSNVTNLATSALWLLLVLVFGTDVFFKTFPQLPFEGASLAVVTIIFLLQTVLSIWSFVLLFQSLAEIQKFSVWRAILNIILPFVIVTIALWAVFVFVCWAIGMKS from the coding sequence ATGGCAAAACAGATGAGCAGCAGTCCATGGGTGAAGATGTGGACAAAACCTCGTGAAACGATCCGATCGATCGTCTCCATTGATCCTAACTATCAGATCTGGTGGCTAGCTGCTGTGTATGGTTTTCCAATGCTGCTCAACATGTCTCAGAACATGTCGTTTGCAGCCTCTATCCCTTTATTAATGATTCTGCTGATCGCAGCGATCTTTTGCGCGCCGATCGGGATGTTGGGTTTTATGATTACAAGTGCTCTTGTGCACTGGACAGGTAAGTGGCTGGGAGGGGTCGGCACATTTCAGCAGATCCGAGCAGCAATCGCCTGGTCGAATGTAACTAACCTTGCGACAAGCGCTTTATGGCTGCTGCTTGTTCTTGTGTTTGGCACAGATGTATTCTTTAAAACCTTTCCTCAATTGCCGTTTGAAGGAGCAAGTCTTGCAGTAGTGACGATCATCTTTCTCCTGCAAACAGTTCTATCGATCTGGTCGTTTGTCCTTCTTTTCCAGTCTCTGGCTGAGATCCAAAAGTTTTCAGTCTGGAGAGCCATTCTGAATATCATATTGCCTTTTGTCATCGTGACAATCGCACTCTGGGCAGTATTTGTGTTTGTGTGCTGGGCTATAGGAATGAAAAGTTAA